AAGGTAAAGGCGAGCGTGTGCTCGCCGCAGAAAGAGGCGAGAAGCCCCCCTGGTCCGTTCGGGCCGAGCAGGACGAGTACGCAGAAACCGAGCGCCGTGGGTGGCAGCACAAGCGGCAGCGCGACCATTGTCGCCACCGCCTCGCTCAACACCGTTTTTGACCGTGCCAACCACCACGCGAGCGGCGCGCCAATCACCAGCAAGATCATTGTCGTCACGCTGGCGAGCTCGACCGTTAGCGCAACGGATTGCCAGATTTCTGGCGAAAGGGCATCCATGTGCGTCAGCCCACCTGCGAGAGCACGTCGCCATACCGGCGCAGCGATCGCGTCGTTTCTGCGAGCAAATGCAGAATCGCAAGGCTCATCGGAAACTCCTGTGACAGGGCAGCTTCGAGCGGCCTGACGGCGGCCGCTCCTCAGCCCGCCATCCAGCAATCCCCGTGCCGCTTGCGAAATGTGGCGGGTTCTGTGCCCAGCGTGAGAAAAACGCGCCGCATAACTGCCAGAGCTACTGCGGGGTGAACCTAACGCGCTGTCAAGTTTCCGGCATCTTTGTTCCCAAGCAGACAGCGACGGCAGAATGAGACGGCAGAGTGGCCGCCCGAGATGCGCATCCGCAATGTCTCGATGCAAATCCTGACGTGGATGCTGCTTCGACATGTTGGTTGTTTGTTGGTGTCGCTCAAAGGCCGGCGTGTATAAGCGCAGAGCCCCCGTCACAGCCCCATTGCGAGAATGGACGAGACCGGCTCTCGGAGTTCATTCCGCACTCGACTTTCGCCTTATCGAGGAGAAGACAAGGCCGAGGACCGCCATCCGGCGATCATGCGCGCACTGTTTTATGATAACGTAGCAAACCATAGGCATTGCGTTAGTTGCCGAGTTCTGAGGCAACAATCTGCTACCTAAAACAAGGAGTCGCAGTGAACCTATAGCGCGTCCGGTCGGTGCAGTATATCGACGGTGATCGTGCCGCGGGCGCGAGAAACGCATGCACAGATCTTTTCGTTCGCGTGCTTTTGCTGCTCGCTGAAGAAAACGTCGCGGTGGTCAAGCTCACCGTCGATTTTGACGAGATCGATGGCGCAGACGCCGCACTCGCCGCGCCGGCAATCCGAAATCACCTCGTAACCGGCCCCATTGAGCACGTCCAGCAACGAGCGATCGCGCGGAATCTCGATCTCAATGGCCTGATCTGCAAGGCGCACCCGAAACCCCTCGGTCGGCAGCGAGCCGCTCGAGCCGAAGGTCTCGTAACGTAGGTCGGATAGTGCGCGTCCTGCACCAGTCCAGGCCCGGCGCGCGGCATCGAGCATCCGGATCGGGCCGCACAAGAGGGTCAAGGCGTCGGGCGGCAGCGAAGCAAACAAATCATCCAAATCGAGCCTGCGCCCTTCGTTGCCTGCATGGACAATAAGCCGCTCATTCAGCAAGGGAGCGAGAACATCCAAATAGACGGCTTGCTCACGAGAAGTCACGGCATAATGCAGAGTGAAGTCGGCATCGCGGCGCGCCAACGCCTGAGCTGCCCCGATCAGTGGCGTAATGCCGATGCCGCCCGCGATTAGGCAGTAGTGCCGGCGCGCCCAGTCAATCGGCAGCAACGAGGCCGGCAATGTTATGGTCAATCGGGCGCCCGGCGCGAGCGACCACATGTACTGCGAGCCGCCGCGGGAGTCCTCCGCACGCCGCACGGCGATACGATAGCCGGTTCGGTCGGCTTCGCCGATCAAGGAATAGGACCGCGTATCCGGGCGCCCATCGATAGTGACGGCGATATTGATATGGCTCCCGACCGGATAAGCCGCGCCATCAAAGTTTTCCGGTTTGATCAGGAACTCGCGGATCGAAGGTGTCAGATCGCGCGTCGCGAGGAGCGTTGCGGGTGTCCAGCTTTCAATGAACCGCATGGAGATTTCCTTTAATCGCCTGCCATCCTGATGAGCGCCAGTCCTGGCAGCAGGTCAGAATGCGTCTTGTTCCTGAGCACCAGGCGCAGATTGCGCGCCGCCACTCGGGCGTGCTCGCGCATGATTGCTTCGGCCCGTGCGCCTTCGCGATTTTCGATTGCATCGATCACGACGCGATGTTGATCTTGCGCAATCAAGAGTGTGTAGCGCGCATCCGGCAGTGTCGATTGGGTCATCACAAAGCCGCTGGGCGAGGCGAATGGGAGCGCCGACGCGCGATCGACCTGCCGGATCAAGGGAGGACTGCGCGACAATTCGGTCAATAGCGCGTGAAAACGCGCATTGAGCGCGACGTAGGAGGAGAAAGCCTCGACGGAGATTGGATCCTGCCGCACCAGGCCGTCGATCTCGTCAAGACATTCTTTTAGAGGCTCAAGATCGCGCGACGAAACGCCGCGCTCGGCGGCAAAGCGCGCGGCCAGCCCCTCCACCGTACCACGCAGTTCGATTGAATCCAGGACATCTCTCTCGGAGAATGCCTTCACCATGAAGCCGCCAGAAGGGATCGCTTCCAGAAGTCCTTCCTCCTCCAGCCGAACCAACGCCATTCGCACCGGGGTGCGCGATGCGCCGGTCGTCTCCACAGCCTGCAACTCGGAGATCCGCTCGCCTGGCCGCAAGTCACCCGAAAGGATCAGGTCGCGCAAGCTGAGCTGGGCGCGTACTGTTTGCGAGACTGAACGATCACTGTCGCGCTCGACCATGCCCCTACTCCGCGGCCTGCCGACCTTGCGAAGGATTCTCGGCCTCGATCATGCGATCTATCAAGCGGCGAGCCCACATCGCGCCCGCATCGATGTTGAGATTATAGAAGACCCGGTCTGGATTTTCGTCGATTGCGCGCTGCTGCGCCTCGAGAATGGCCTCGTCCTCGCGGAAGATGCCAGAAACGCCTTGGCGGAGTTCGGTGGTCAGGCGCTGTTCGTTCAGGCGATAATTGCGCACGAAGGCCCAGAAATAATGGCAGCTCGTTTCCGTTTCAGGCGTAATGGTGTTGAGGACAATACCATTGACGCCGGCCGATCGGTTGCCTTCCGGCGCGCCTGTTCCAGCGGGCGCCACTCCGACGTCGATATTGATGGTGCACGGCGCCTCGAAACGAATGATTTGCCAGCGGTCCACCGGACCAGGTTTTTGCAATTGCTTGGCCCAGAACGGCGGGGCGGTAATCCCCTTCATCCAGCGCGTTACGGTAGCGGTCTTCTCACCATGGGCGACGTCAAACGGCGCTTCCGCGATGGCGTCATTGCCGATGCTGGCGCCGTGCACAAAAGTTTCATGCGTCAGGTCCATGAGGTTGTCGACAACCAGACGATAATCGCATTTCAGGTGAATGGTGTCACCATCACCGGCCCAAGCGGAATCATCGTTCCAGTGCATATCCGGCACCAAGCGCGGGTCGGCCAGCGCCGGATCACCCATCCACAGCCAGACGAAGCGATCGCGCTCGACCACAGGATAGGCACGCACACAGGCGGAGGGGTTGATCGTCTCTTGCGAGGGCATGAAGGTGCAGCGGCCCTGCGCGTTGAATTTCAGCCCATGATAGCCGCAGACGACGCTGTCGCCCTCAAGACGCCCTTTTGAGAGCGGCACCAACCGATGCCAACAGGCATCCTCCAGTGCCGCCACCTCCCCGTTGGCGCGCCGATACATCACAACGTGCTTGCCGCAGATCGTGCGCGGCAACAGCGCCTGCTTCACCTCTGCATCCCAAGCGGCCGCGTACCAGACATTCGTCGGAAAGCAATGGCTCATGTG
This Bradyrhizobium sp. CCBAU 53421 DNA region includes the following protein-coding sequences:
- a CDS encoding PDR/VanB family oxidoreductase, with translation MRFIESWTPATLLATRDLTPSIREFLIKPENFDGAAYPVGSHINIAVTIDGRPDTRSYSLIGEADRTGYRIAVRRAEDSRGGSQYMWSLAPGARLTITLPASLLPIDWARRHYCLIAGGIGITPLIGAAQALARRDADFTLHYAVTSREQAVYLDVLAPLLNERLIVHAGNEGRRLDLDDLFASLPPDALTLLCGPIRMLDAARRAWTGAGRALSDLRYETFGSSGSLPTEGFRVRLADQAIEIEIPRDRSLLDVLNGAGYEVISDCRRGECGVCAIDLVKIDGELDHRDVFFSEQQKHANEKICACVSRARGTITVDILHRPDAL
- a CDS encoding GntR family transcriptional regulator → MVERDSDRSVSQTVRAQLSLRDLILSGDLRPGERISELQAVETTGASRTPVRMALVRLEEEGLLEAIPSGGFMVKAFSERDVLDSIELRGTVEGLAARFAAERGVSSRDLEPLKECLDEIDGLVRQDPISVEAFSSYVALNARFHALLTELSRSPPLIRQVDRASALPFASPSGFVMTQSTLPDARYTLLIAQDQHRVVIDAIENREGARAEAIMREHARVAARNLRLVLRNKTHSDLLPGLALIRMAGD
- a CDS encoding aromatic ring-hydroxylating dioxygenase subunit alpha, encoding MSHCFPTNVWYAAAWDAEVKQALLPRTICGKHVVMYRRANGEVAALEDACWHRLVPLSKGRLEGDSVVCGYHGLKFNAQGRCTFMPSQETINPSACVRAYPVVERDRFVWLWMGDPALADPRLVPDMHWNDDSAWAGDGDTIHLKCDYRLVVDNLMDLTHETFVHGASIGNDAIAEAPFDVAHGEKTATVTRWMKGITAPPFWAKQLQKPGPVDRWQIIRFEAPCTINIDVGVAPAGTGAPEGNRSAGVNGIVLNTITPETETSCHYFWAFVRNYRLNEQRLTTELRQGVSGIFREDEAILEAQQRAIDENPDRVFYNLNIDAGAMWARRLIDRMIEAENPSQGRQAAE